The following proteins come from a genomic window of Gordonia westfalica:
- a CDS encoding alkyl/aryl-sulfatase: MSSDFSDRTDFDNANRGLIGVLEPAVIHGGDGRVVYDAAGFAEATAGDCPDTVNPSLWRQAQLTSVHGLFEVTDGIYQIRGYDLSNMTLVEGDTGVVVIDPLVSSECAAAALALYREHRGDRPVSAVIYTHSHVDHFGGGLGVVDADTTVPIVAPEHFLQHAVSENVYAGTAMLRRSMYHTGIVLPVGATGTLGAGLGPSTSTGTVGLIAPTLDMTHTGQEETFDGVRMVFQVTPGTEAPSEMNFWFPDHRALCLAENATHNLHNLLTLRGAQVRDARIWSRYLSEAIEMFAYDSDVAFASHHWPTWGTEEILVYLTQQRDLYAYLHDQTLRRLNQGYLGSEIAEDFPMPPVLDAAWHARGYYGSVSHNVKAIYQRYLGWYDGNPAHLWQHPPEAAAARYVQALGGIEATVAKAREFADDGDLRFAAELAGHAVFADPDHAGAKELLAQVFTTLGYGAECATWRNNFLVGADELGGRVHAAPINAAGVASALTVTQLFDSLAIRIDGPRAWDLSASIRWHITDLDETYRMELSNGVLIHFPTRRQDSADLVVTLTKRDLLGLLTGAAPDGAVLDGDTSVIATVIGLIDNPDPGFPIVTP; the protein is encoded by the coding sequence CTTCCGATTTCTCCGACCGAACAGACTTCGACAATGCCAACCGCGGTCTGATCGGGGTACTCGAACCGGCTGTCATTCACGGTGGGGACGGCCGGGTCGTCTACGACGCCGCTGGTTTCGCCGAGGCGACCGCCGGTGACTGTCCCGACACCGTGAACCCCAGTCTCTGGCGTCAGGCGCAGCTGACGTCCGTGCATGGTTTGTTCGAGGTGACCGACGGCATCTACCAGATCCGCGGGTACGACCTGTCGAACATGACGCTGGTCGAGGGCGACACCGGTGTGGTGGTCATCGATCCGCTGGTCTCGTCGGAGTGTGCGGCGGCCGCCCTCGCCCTCTATCGCGAGCATCGTGGTGACCGTCCGGTGAGCGCGGTCATCTACACCCACTCCCACGTCGACCACTTCGGCGGTGGGCTCGGCGTCGTCGACGCCGACACGACGGTGCCGATCGTCGCGCCCGAACACTTTCTCCAACATGCCGTCTCCGAGAACGTCTACGCCGGCACCGCGATGCTGCGGCGCAGCATGTACCACACGGGGATCGTCCTGCCGGTCGGTGCGACCGGAACCCTCGGCGCCGGCCTCGGCCCCAGTACATCCACCGGCACGGTGGGTCTGATCGCGCCGACGCTCGACATGACCCACACCGGGCAGGAGGAGACCTTCGACGGTGTCCGGATGGTCTTCCAGGTCACGCCGGGGACGGAAGCGCCGTCGGAGATGAACTTCTGGTTCCCCGACCATCGAGCACTGTGCCTGGCGGAGAACGCAACTCACAACCTTCACAACCTCCTGACCCTCCGCGGTGCACAGGTTCGCGACGCCCGGATCTGGTCCCGGTACCTCAGCGAGGCCATCGAGATGTTCGCCTACGACTCCGATGTCGCTTTCGCGTCGCATCATTGGCCGACGTGGGGAACCGAGGAGATCCTCGTCTATCTGACCCAGCAGCGCGACCTGTACGCCTACCTGCACGATCAGACGCTGCGTCGACTCAACCAGGGCTACCTCGGCAGCGAGATCGCCGAGGACTTCCCGATGCCACCGGTGCTCGACGCGGCCTGGCACGCCCGCGGTTACTACGGCTCGGTCAGCCACAACGTCAAGGCCATCTATCAGCGCTATCTCGGCTGGTACGACGGCAACCCGGCGCATCTGTGGCAGCATCCACCGGAAGCGGCCGCCGCTCGGTACGTACAGGCACTCGGCGGTATCGAGGCCACGGTCGCCAAAGCGCGAGAGTTCGCCGACGACGGGGATCTCCGATTCGCCGCGGAACTGGCCGGTCATGCGGTGTTCGCCGATCCGGACCATGCCGGTGCGAAAGAGCTACTCGCACAGGTCTTCACAACGCTGGGTTACGGCGCCGAATGCGCCACCTGGCGCAACAACTTCCTCGTCGGCGCCGACGAACTCGGCGGGCGGGTCCACGCCGCCCCGATCAACGCCGCCGGAGTGGCGTCGGCGCTCACCGTCACCCAACTCTTCGACAGTCTCGCCATCCGCATCGACGGTCCGCGGGCCTGGGACCTCTCGGCCTCGATCCGTTGGCATATCACCGATCTGGACGAGACCTACCGGATGGAACTGTCGAACGGCGTCCTGATCCACTTCCCCACGCGGCGGCAGGATTCCGCCGATCTCGTCGTGACACTCACCAAACGCGATCTACTCGGACTTCTCACCGGCGCGGCGCCCGACGGTGCCGTTCTCGACGGCGACACGTCGGTGATCGCAACCGTGATCGGGCTGATCGACAACCCCGACCCGGGATTCCCGATCGTCACACCGTGA